Within Desulfatiglans sp., the genomic segment AAAGCCTGGGCCTCAACAAAGTTTATCCCATGTTTTTTCTTATTTAACTGACCCTTGTTCTTGTCAAATTCAAATTCTATCATAGTATAAATGGTATACCTTTATTATACCTTATGTCAATTTCAATTATAATCCATTTCCAGCTCATGGCAAATAATTACATATTTAGAGTAAGATGAGTCAAGGTTCAAAGTTGAAAGCAGCTTAAATTTTTCACCAGTTTGAATTGCTCAATAAATTGAATATGCGACTCTTTAAGTGTAAACTTGGGTTGTATCATTGGCGCCTCCAATTGACACGACCCATCCAAATAATCTTAAAAAAATGAAGAACATAGGTTGAAAATATGAACTGATACGATTAGAAAAGAACACTGTTTTTTATTTCAGGCTGTCATATCTGGCCGGGGCACACACGGAGAAAAATAATGATCACATTAAAAGACAAGCTCTCACACCTTACCTATATTGAGGTGTGTAAATTACTCGGTGATGAAGGTAAAAACCTTATACGCCAGGGAGGGAGTTTTGAAATAAATATAGATGACCAGGTAGTTCTGAATAATGATATGTTCAAACTCGACCTGATCGAGGCCAATGTGAAAATAGGCATGAAACCAGCAAAAAATATGGAGCTTAACTTCAAATGTAGTAAATGCAGCCAGGTGTGCGAGCATGTTGGCGCTGCTTTTAATTTCCTTGGGGCAATGTTTACTCAGGATGAGGAATCGGAAAAGGTCAAACAATTAACAGAAGGTTTTAAAACCCGGCTTTCAGAATGTCTTGAAAGGGATGAAAATGGCAAGATCACATTAAAGGTCACACTGCCGGATGAATCGGTTCTGGATAACCTCGCAAAATCCCTTGCCAGGATGATGAATATTGAGCGTTAATAAAATTTGTTCACTGTAGGGGCACTACGCATTGTGCCCGAAAGTTTATGGGTGGTAGAAATAAAAAGGGCACGCTGCAGCGTGCCCCTACATTAGAATGCCCATGAGGGCACTATTTTACCTTTATCTCTTCCCAGATCTTATTATAGAGCTCAAGATTTTCACCAAGATCAAGTTTCAGTTCGCAGTTTTTCAGGTCATCCTCTGTATATACAGGCTTTCCTGTCCTGATGCTTCTTGCTGGCACATTGATAGATGGAAAACCAAAATAATCTACAAACTTTGCATGTGCCTCAGGTTCATGTATGTAGTTTATAAACTTGTGGGCCAGATCCTTGTTTTTTGAATCCTTAAGAATAACCATGGAATCTATATACAAAGGCCCTCCTGCCTCAGGAATAAAAAAGTCAACATCAGCCTTTGCGCTCTCTTCCATCTCCAGCAATATAGATTCCTGATATCCCTGTACTACCCAGAACTCACCGGAAGCAAAACCTTTGCCAAATGACTCAGCATCAAACTTGAGTATATTTTCACGCCACTTAAGTATAAGATCCTTTGCCGTTTCAAGCTCAGCAGGGTTAATGGTGTTTACAGAATAGCCGTTCGCCTTGAGTGCAAAGCCCATGACCTCACGCATATCATCAAGGAGCGTCATCCTGCCCTTGAGTTCAGGTTTAAGGTAAACGCTCATATCCCTATTGTAATCTTTTACAAATTTCTTGTTTACCGCTACACCTGACGCACCCTTGAAATAGGGCACGGAATATTCACATCCTTTATCATATTCAATACTGTTCAACAGTTCAGGATCTATATTATTAAAATTCGGTATCTGGCTTTTATCTATCTTTTCAACCATACCCTCTTTTATCATGATTGAGACATAATCTGCTGAAGGGAATGTGATATCATACCCTGAACCGCCTGCCTTGAGCTTTGCAAACATCTCTTCATTTGAGGCAAATTCATCATAGATAACCTTTACATTATATTTCTCTTCAAAACCCTTTATCACCTCTTCAGGGGTGTAATAGGTCCAGTTGTAGATATAGAGTTTTTCCCTGCTGTCACCGCAACTGAACAAACACATGGCAGCTATCATACAGATAAGAATCAAACATAATTTTTTCATAATCTCTTCTCCTTTTCTTAGTTAAACATATGCCTGAACATTTTTTTTGACATAAACGCCATTATAAGACTGCCCACGATCAGAACAACAGAAAGCGCATTGATCGCAGGCGACAACCCGAATCGCAGCATGGAATATATATGAAGCGGCAGGGTTGATGCGCCCGGCCCTGTTACAAAAAAGGTGATAACAAAATCGTCAACCGAAAGGGTAATTGCTACAAGAAAGCCTGAAATTATACCTGGCATACACATGGGTATAATCACCTTTAAAAGGGTATCCATCTCTGTGGCGCCAAGGTCATGGGCGGCCTCTATTATGGAATAGTCAAATTCCGAAAGCCTCGC encodes:
- a CDS encoding extracellular solute-binding protein, whose amino-acid sequence is MKKLCLILICMIAAMCLFSCGDSREKLYIYNWTYYTPEEVIKGFEEKYNVKVIYDEFASNEEMFAKLKAGGSGYDITFPSADYVSIMIKEGMVEKIDKSQIPNFNNIDPELLNSIEYDKGCEYSVPYFKGASGVAVNKKFVKDYNRDMSVYLKPELKGRMTLLDDMREVMGFALKANGYSVNTINPAELETAKDLILKWRENILKFDAESFGKGFASGEFWVVQGYQESILLEMEESAKADVDFFIPEAGGPLYIDSMVILKDSKNKDLAHKFINYIHEPEAHAKFVDYFGFPSINVPARSIRTGKPVYTEDDLKNCELKLDLGENLELYNKIWEEIKVK